Proteins from a genomic interval of Salvelinus alpinus chromosome 7, SLU_Salpinus.1, whole genome shotgun sequence:
- the LOC139581386 gene encoding protocadherin gamma-C5-like: MTKGMGYRDWRWLALWWHHFFLLWSTIDGQTRYTILEELKQGSVIGNLAKDLGLGLSEIFDRKLRVASEAGKQYFSVDAGKGELIVNEIIDRETVCGQRASCVLPLQVVIENPLQLHRIEVEIRDINDNSPNFITNELTLKIAESVVVGRRFSLESAEDPDVGSNALKYYTISKDECFSLKVKDLSNGRKAPELVLEKRLDREKQAVHQLLLTALDGGNPVRSGTSQITITVLDVNDNFPVFEKASYKVSIDENSPKGTFMVKLKAIDIDDVQNGEVKYSFGERTPNAVLSIFDIDSDTGEMFLKGELDFENAATYEIDISAKDNGTPEMEGQCSVQVEVVDLNDNPPEIIFTSKPSPLREDAPSGTVVALISARDLDSGNNGNVTLQLPRDYPFKLKPSFSNNYALVTSGVLDRESFSEYNIEITATDSGSPPLTTKKTIPVRIIDVNDNSPKFTQSSYDVYLKENGLPGSMLSSVSASDLDFGDNAKISYSILDSKVQGVSVSSYVYMNSDNGSIYSMHSFDYETLKVFQILVQAKDHGSPSLSSNTTVHVFLLDQNDNAPAVIYPSTALGSLSHQKMPRSAKAGHLVTKVTAVDADSGHNAWISYKLAEATDASLFSVNTYTGEVRTKRAVSEQDDSSQRLLIEIKDDGEPVQSSTVTVAILVEDGLQEPILNLRQKAPEPGKKSGRITLYLILSLASVSMLSLVTFVVLAVKCVRNSRSSGSCCMRLDDLDGYNNPNRNLQIQLNTDGPIKYVEVLGGDMLSQSQSFRSCLSPMSEFSDFTFVKPSSTTDFNAMINVLDASLPDSAWTFESQQVSNEL; the protein is encoded by the coding sequence ATGACAAAGGGAATGGGATACCGAGACTGGAGATGGCTGGCTCTTTGGTGGCATCATTTCTTTCTCTTGTGGAGTACAATAGACGGACAGACTCGCTACACCATCCTGGAGGAACTGAAACAGGGCTCTGTGATAGGAAATCTAGCCAAAGATCTGGGGTTGGGACTATCTGAGATATTTGACCGTAAACTGCGTGTCGCTTCTGAGGCTGGTAAGCAGTATTTCAGTGTGGATGCGGGGAAGGGCGAGCTGATCGTCAATGAAATAATAGATAGAGAGACTGTATGCGGACAACGCGCCAGCTGCGTTTTACCTCTGCAGGTTGTCATTGAGAACCCGTTACAGTTACATCGAATTGAGGTGGAAATACGAGACATAAATGACAATTCACCAAATTTTATAACAAATGAACTCACGTTGAAAATAGCAGAATCTGTTGTTGTAGGCAGGCGATTTTCTTTGGAGAGCGCAGAGGACCCAGATGTGGGAAGTAACGCACTCAAGTATTACACTATTAGTAAAGACGAGTGCTTTAGTTTAAAGGTAAAAGACCTTAGTAATGGAAGAAAAGCCCCAGAGTTAGTATTAGAAAAACGTTTAGATCGAGAGAAACAAGCTGTCCATCAGCTACTATTAACTGCACTAGATGGGGGGAATCCTGTCAGATCCGGGACGTCACAGATAACTATTACAGTGCTTGATGTAAACGACAATTTCCCAGTGTTTGAAAAGGCATCGTACAAGGTTTCCATAGACGAAAATAGTCCAAAGGGTACTTTTATGGTCAAACTTAAAGCGATTGACATCGACGATGTTCAAAATGGGGAAGTGAAGTATTCATTTGGTGAGCGCACCCCCAATGCTGTGCTTTCTATATTTGACATTGATTCAGACACAGGGGAGATGTTTTTGAAAGGAGAATTAGATTTTGAAAATGCTGCTACATATGAAATTGATATCAGTGCAAAAGATAACGGCACTCCGGAAATGGAAGGACAATGTAGTGTTCAGGTGGAGGTAGTTGACCTAAACGACAACCCTCCTGAAATAATTTTTACCTCCAAGCCGAGTCCGTTGCGCGAAGACGCACCCAGTGGCACAGTAGTGGCTTTGATCAGTGCCCGAGACCTAGACTCCGGGAATAACGGTAACGTAACGTTACAGCTCCCGCGAGACTATCCTTTTAAACTGAAACCGTCATTTTCTAATAATTACGCACTGGTCACCAGTGGTGTTTTAGACCGAGAGAGCTTCTCAGAGTATAACATTGAGATAACAGCCACTGATTCGGGCTCCCCTCCCCTTACTACCAAGAAAACTATACCTGTCCGTATCATTGATGTCAACGACAACTCCCCTAAATTCACTCAGTCCTCCTATGATGTCTATTTAAAAGAGAATGGACTACCAGGCTCCATGCTCTCCTCAGTCTCCGCATCTGACCTGGATTTCGGGGATAATGCCAAGATCTCCTACTCCATCCTAGACTCCAAAGTGCAGGGCGTGTCTGTCTCCTCCTATGTGTATATGAACTCTGATAACGGCAGCATCTACAGCATGCACTCGTTTGACTATGAGACACTGAAGGTGTTTCAGATTCTAGTGCAGGCAAAGGACCACGGCTCTCCGTCTCTGAGCAGCAACACCACTGTCCATGTTTTTCTCCTGGACCAGAACGACAACGCCCCTGCTGTTATTTACCCCTCCACTGCCCTGGGCTCGCTCTCTCACCAGAAGATGCCCCGCTCCGCTAAAGCAGGCCACCTGGTTACTAAGGTAACTGCCGTAGACGCAGACTCGGGTCATAACGCCTGGATCTCGTATAAATTGGCGGAGGCCACAGACGCATCTCTGTTTAGTGTCAACACTTACACAGGGGAGGTGAGGACTAAACGCGCTGTGTCCGAGCAGGACGACTCCTCTCAGAGGCTGCTTATAGAGATAAAGGACGACGGGGAACCGGTACAGTCTTCCACGGTCACAGTGGCCATACTGGTAGAGGACGGGCTCCAAGAACCCATCTTGAACCTCCGGCAGAAAGCGCCAGAGCCCGGCAAGAAAAGCGGGAGAATCACCCTGTATTTGATCCTCTCTCTGGCCTCGGTGTCCATGCTGTCTCTGGTGACTTTTGTCGTCTTAGCGGTCAAGTGCGTTAGAAACAGCAGGAGCAGCGGTAGTTGCTGCATGAGACTGGACGATTTGGACGGCTACAATAACCCCAATAGAAACCTGCAGATCCAGCTCAACACTGACGGGCCTATTAAGTACGTAGAGGTCCTGGGAGGGGACATGTTGTCTCAGAGTCAGTCCTTCAggtcctgtctctctcccatgTCAGAGTTCAGTGATTTCACCTTCGTTAAGCCCAGCAGCACCACTGACTTTAATGCGATGATCAACGTCCTAGACGCGTCTTTACCCGACAGCGCCTGGACCTTTGAGAGCCAGCAGGTGAGCAATGAACTGTAG